From Humisphaera borealis, the proteins below share one genomic window:
- a CDS encoding DUF1570 domain-containing protein gives MPVRSQVRPGSPSDIPLPVRFRVIQTPYYVITTDLPPEEAQEAALRMTRMAEEYAERTKGFSGRVTKRLPFYLFQDIRDYNTYGGPVGSAGVFQIQGNDRRLLAFAGEATNPRRWEVIQHEGFHQFADAAIGRLPPWIDEGLAEYFGEAIWTGDGFVTGAIPPERLKRLRARMTEGRLLAVRDMMQLQPDQWNFMISPNNYHQAWSMTQFLAHGDNGKYQAGFNNFMRAVNRKVPWEKAWVDTFGATDGFEPKWSGWYAKLPDDPTAELYTRATLSTIASFVARAHAERRGYRTLEDLAAAMKVGEFKPTGENWLPYRLLEEAVVRSRRDATTFSIEPARVKSDPPAVVAVRPDGTRLVATSPARFAVPVKVTITATSGAVAVRPVPSIAPPTANPGTPPAFNPPANAPGLPPATPARPPEPPKVAVAPPDASARPPMTPPVLVRPEAPAGVGPNLPAAGGPIQVAAGVSPGREKAVEFVAANNVFGPDHDVVAKVIKASAEVAKTGSNLRVTLGPKMMKSGRLTDVIVLEERCFVIEYTPQQRARIDIGDKTVMTMRFGMPPWTRTLQTVDQVTTLFTPMPLSADEPLKWKTKIDRSDAPDERPYATRVRYLLANGNSFENTAIYKSAPKAGAILSYQSHKMPKLEGPEPILAFVDVVHPATETDKIEILSNTMAFVLDVAVQPEGDPAAPAKPVE, from the coding sequence ATGCCCGTTCGGTCGCAGGTCAGGCCGGGGTCGCCTTCGGACATCCCGCTGCCGGTTCGTTTCCGGGTCATTCAGACCCCCTATTACGTGATCACCACCGACCTGCCTCCCGAGGAGGCGCAGGAAGCGGCGCTCCGCATGACGCGGATGGCCGAGGAATACGCCGAGCGGACCAAGGGGTTCTCCGGGCGGGTCACAAAACGGCTGCCGTTCTACCTGTTCCAGGATATCCGCGACTACAACACCTATGGCGGGCCGGTGGGGTCGGCGGGCGTCTTCCAGATCCAGGGCAACGACAGGCGCCTGCTCGCGTTTGCCGGCGAGGCGACCAACCCGCGCCGCTGGGAAGTCATCCAGCACGAAGGGTTTCACCAGTTCGCCGACGCGGCGATCGGCCGGCTTCCGCCCTGGATCGACGAAGGGCTCGCCGAGTACTTCGGCGAAGCGATCTGGACCGGCGACGGCTTCGTCACCGGTGCCATCCCGCCCGAGCGCCTCAAGCGGCTTCGTGCACGAATGACCGAAGGCCGGCTGCTCGCCGTCCGCGACATGATGCAGCTGCAGCCTGATCAATGGAACTTCATGATCTCGCCGAACAATTACCATCAGGCGTGGTCGATGACGCAGTTCCTGGCCCACGGTGACAACGGCAAGTACCAGGCGGGATTCAACAACTTCATGCGGGCCGTCAACCGGAAGGTGCCGTGGGAGAAGGCGTGGGTCGATACGTTCGGTGCCACCGACGGTTTTGAACCAAAATGGTCGGGTTGGTACGCCAAGCTGCCTGACGATCCGACGGCGGAGCTATACACCCGGGCAACGTTGTCCACGATCGCCAGTTTCGTCGCCCGGGCGCACGCGGAGCGGCGTGGTTACCGAACGCTCGAAGACCTCGCGGCGGCGATGAAAGTGGGCGAGTTCAAGCCCACCGGCGAGAACTGGCTGCCCTACCGACTGCTGGAGGAAGCCGTGGTGCGGTCCCGGCGCGACGCGACGACGTTTTCCATCGAGCCTGCGCGGGTGAAGTCCGATCCCCCCGCCGTGGTCGCCGTCAGACCGGACGGCACGCGCCTGGTGGCGACGAGCCCGGCGCGGTTTGCGGTTCCGGTCAAGGTCACGATCACCGCGACATCGGGTGCGGTCGCGGTGCGTCCAGTGCCGTCAATCGCACCGCCAACGGCCAATCCCGGCACTCCCCCGGCGTTCAATCCCCCGGCGAACGCACCCGGCCTTCCGCCGGCGACGCCCGCCAGGCCCCCGGAGCCGCCGAAAGTGGCCGTCGCCCCGCCGGACGCATCGGCCAGGCCACCGATGACTCCGCCGGTGCTGGTCCGACCCGAGGCCCCCGCCGGTGTCGGCCCGAATCTGCCCGCCGCGGGAGGACCCATTCAAGTGGCGGCGGGCGTGTCCCCGGGGCGCGAAAAAGCGGTCGAGTTCGTCGCGGCGAACAACGTCTTCGGTCCCGACCATGATGTGGTCGCCAAAGTCATCAAGGCCAGTGCCGAAGTCGCCAAGACGGGTTCGAACCTCCGCGTCACCCTGGGACCCAAGATGATGAAGAGCGGCCGCCTCACCGATGTCATCGTTCTAGAAGAACGCTGCTTCGTAATCGAGTACACGCCGCAGCAGCGCGCCCGGATAGACATAGGCGATAAGACGGTGATGACCATGCGTTTCGGCATGCCCCCCTGGACGCGCACGCTTCAGACCGTGGACCAGGTCACCACATTGTTCACACCGATGCCCCTGTCGGCGGATGAGCCGCTGAAGTGGAAGACCAAAATCGACCGCTCCGACGCACCCGATGAACGCCCCTACGCCACGCGCGTGCGGTACCTGCTGGCCAACGGCAACTCATTCGAGAACACCGCGATCTACAAGTCGGCGCCCAAGGCCGGCGCAATCCTGTCGTACCAGAGCCACAAGATGCCCAAGCTCGAAGGGCCGGAACCGATCCTGGCATTCGTCGATGTGGTCCATCCGGCGACCGAGACGGACAAGATCGAGATCCTGAGCAACACGATGGCGTTCGTCCTCGACGTTGCGGTCCAGCCCGAGGGAGATCCGGCCGCCCCCGCGAAGCCCGTGGAATGA
- a CDS encoding choice-of-anchor I domain-containing protein has translation MHRARFESLETRTLFSVPTPSNVLEIAPIGTFVSGNTAVAEIIAHDPASQKVFSLNGTNNRLDVLDISDPTNPTKVFEISLSAYGAVPNSVAVKNGVVAVAMEAGPKTDPGKVVFFNTFGSFLNSVNVGAQPDMLTFTPDGQKVLVANEAEPNVGDTVNPDGSVSIINIAGGVASASVTTATFTAFNGQEANLRLQGVRITAGKAFSVDAEPEYIAVAPDGLTARVTLQENNAFAVLNIATGTITSIQALGLKDYSTGTPTVTTYDFNESTLPSIGTTPAGQNLKLGGFSGLHFEGIDGSTGELKFIANTDRGPNGEPSDILPGIAGNERPFALPNFQPRLVRFNLNQTTGAITITGQILLTKADGSPLTGLPNLQAGAQGTPYTDEVGVDLNGVLITNDTFGADLEGVVVAADGSFWCPDEYRPAIYHFDSTGKLIDRFIPAGTAASVGAPAGTYGTESLPAVYGQFRRANRGFEAIAIEGTKVYTFIQTNLDNPTGSAAVRNNGVIRIVEFDTATNTTTGEYVYVMRDTTAAGTAKTDKIGDAVALGGGKFLVVERDDRTTADSNKLIYEITLGGATNVTGTPIATATSGTTLESLNAAGLVTNGIRPVDKRLVVNAAAIGYTGVSKLEGLARVDADTFALINDNDFQMLGAIAKDGSAPINPNPEPIRLGLIDFTGSNGLDASDRDVDGTSGGGGKISINKQPVFGMYMPDGVAAYSAGGQNYFISANEGDDRDDFINPDETIRVGAGGYGLDATVFPNAATLKLNQNLGRLTVSSFDGNLDGDTQFERIQAYGARSFSIWDSAGNRVFDSGDALEQITAAQVPALFNSDGAAASFDTRSDNKGPEPEGVTIGVIDGKTYAFVGLERVGGFITYDVSNPLQPVFVTYTNPAVGAVGAPGKTDISPEGIIFISAANSPTGTPLVVTGNEVSGTATFYSINVNQKPVVNDQGFSVNEKSAVGTVVGTVVANDANPNQTLSYEITGGNTVGAFAINSNTGEITVANPAVLVFDVNPTFVLDVKVTDIGNPLPNDFDTAVVNVNVVNISDFSIAGTTIVEGNSGFSYLEYTVTRDSSAGVAGVDFATIGGNSTAGVDYEATSGSVIFAAGETSKVVKVKVYGDTTIEPDNSVDVELSNPVNGFIKSSVATGNITNDDGPAKISVNDVSVTEGNSGTKVLTFTVKLDSASPDTVTVNYATANGTASAPGDYVSNGGQLTFFSGQTSKTVSVTVKGDTTVEATETFFLNLSAPVNATIADSQGKATIVNDDPTPVVLPKLSIAGFSAAEGNSGTKLFSFLVTLDKAASGPITVKYATSNGSATAGLDYLATNGTLTFNAGQTTRTIFVTVKGDTTKSINETFFVTLSNPTAATIAVAKATGTIVNDD, from the coding sequence ATGCACCGCGCTCGCTTCGAGTCTCTTGAGACTCGCACGCTTTTCTCGGTCCCGACGCCGTCCAACGTCCTGGAGATCGCGCCCATCGGCACGTTCGTCAGCGGCAATACTGCCGTCGCGGAGATCATTGCCCATGATCCGGCGTCGCAGAAAGTGTTCAGCCTCAACGGCACCAACAATCGCCTGGACGTGCTGGACATCTCCGATCCGACCAACCCGACCAAGGTCTTTGAAATCTCGCTGTCGGCGTACGGGGCGGTTCCGAACAGCGTGGCAGTGAAAAACGGCGTCGTCGCGGTCGCGATGGAAGCCGGGCCCAAAACCGATCCGGGCAAAGTCGTCTTCTTCAACACCTTCGGCTCGTTCCTCAACAGCGTGAACGTCGGTGCCCAGCCCGACATGCTCACCTTCACCCCCGACGGCCAGAAGGTGCTCGTCGCCAATGAAGCCGAGCCCAATGTCGGCGACACCGTCAACCCCGACGGCTCGGTGAGCATCATCAACATCGCCGGCGGCGTGGCGTCGGCCTCGGTCACGACCGCAACCTTCACCGCGTTCAACGGGCAGGAAGCCAACCTGCGGCTGCAAGGTGTCCGCATCACCGCCGGCAAGGCCTTCTCGGTCGATGCCGAGCCCGAATACATCGCGGTGGCACCCGACGGCCTGACCGCCCGCGTGACGCTTCAGGAGAACAACGCGTTTGCCGTGCTGAACATCGCCACCGGCACGATTACCTCGATCCAGGCGCTGGGCCTGAAGGACTACAGCACCGGCACGCCGACGGTCACCACCTACGATTTCAACGAATCGACCCTCCCGTCGATCGGTACCACCCCGGCCGGGCAGAACCTCAAGCTCGGCGGCTTCTCGGGCCTGCACTTTGAAGGCATCGACGGCAGCACCGGCGAACTGAAGTTCATCGCCAACACGGACCGCGGCCCCAACGGCGAACCCAGCGACATCCTGCCCGGCATCGCCGGCAACGAGCGGCCGTTCGCCCTGCCCAACTTCCAGCCCCGGCTGGTACGGTTCAACCTGAACCAGACGACCGGCGCGATCACCATCACCGGCCAGATCCTGCTGACCAAGGCCGACGGTTCCCCGCTGACCGGCCTGCCCAACCTCCAGGCCGGCGCCCAGGGCACGCCATACACCGACGAAGTGGGCGTTGATCTCAACGGCGTGCTGATTACCAATGACACATTCGGAGCCGACCTCGAAGGCGTCGTCGTCGCCGCCGACGGCAGCTTCTGGTGCCCCGACGAGTATCGCCCGGCGATTTACCACTTCGATTCGACCGGCAAGCTGATCGACCGGTTCATTCCCGCCGGTACCGCGGCATCCGTCGGCGCTCCGGCCGGAACCTACGGCACGGAGTCGCTGCCGGCGGTTTACGGGCAGTTCCGCCGAGCCAACCGGGGCTTCGAGGCGATCGCGATCGAAGGCACCAAGGTCTATACGTTCATCCAGACCAACCTCGACAACCCGACAGGTTCTGCCGCCGTCCGCAACAATGGCGTCATCCGCATCGTCGAGTTCGACACCGCGACCAACACGACGACCGGCGAGTACGTCTACGTGATGCGCGACACCACCGCCGCCGGCACCGCCAAGACCGACAAGATCGGCGACGCGGTGGCCCTGGGCGGCGGCAAGTTCCTGGTCGTCGAGCGCGACGACCGGACGACCGCCGACTCCAACAAGCTCATCTACGAGATCACCCTCGGCGGGGCGACGAATGTCACCGGAACGCCGATCGCGACGGCCACCAGCGGCACGACGCTGGAAAGCCTCAACGCCGCCGGCCTGGTCACCAACGGCATCCGCCCGGTGGACAAGCGGCTGGTCGTCAACGCGGCCGCGATCGGCTACACCGGCGTGAGCAAGCTGGAAGGCCTGGCCCGTGTCGATGCCGACACGTTCGCGCTGATCAACGACAATGACTTCCAGATGCTCGGCGCGATTGCCAAGGACGGTTCGGCCCCGATCAATCCGAACCCCGAACCGATTCGGCTGGGGCTCATCGACTTCACGGGTTCCAACGGCCTGGACGCCAGCGATCGCGACGTCGATGGGACATCGGGTGGCGGTGGCAAGATCAGCATCAACAAGCAGCCGGTTTTCGGCATGTACATGCCCGATGGCGTCGCGGCTTATTCGGCCGGCGGACAGAACTACTTCATCAGCGCCAACGAAGGTGACGACCGCGACGACTTCATCAATCCTGATGAAACCATCCGTGTCGGTGCCGGCGGCTATGGACTGGACGCGACGGTGTTCCCCAACGCCGCCACCCTCAAGCTCAACCAGAACCTCGGCCGCCTCACGGTGTCGAGCTTCGACGGCAACCTCGACGGCGACACCCAGTTCGAGCGCATCCAGGCGTACGGCGCGCGTTCGTTCAGCATCTGGGACTCGGCCGGCAATCGCGTGTTCGATTCCGGCGACGCCCTGGAGCAGATCACCGCCGCCCAGGTGCCGGCGCTGTTCAACAGCGATGGCGCGGCGGCGTCGTTCGACACCCGATCGGACAACAAGGGCCCCGAGCCCGAAGGCGTTACGATCGGGGTCATCGACGGCAAGACCTACGCGTTCGTCGGCCTGGAACGCGTCGGCGGATTCATCACTTACGATGTGAGCAACCCGCTCCAGCCGGTCTTCGTCACCTACACCAACCCGGCGGTGGGCGCGGTCGGCGCACCGGGCAAGACCGACATCAGCCCCGAAGGCATCATCTTCATCTCCGCCGCCAACAGCCCGACCGGCACGCCGCTGGTCGTCACCGGCAACGAAGTCAGCGGCACCGCAACCTTCTACTCGATCAACGTCAACCAGAAGCCGGTCGTCAACGATCAGGGCTTCTCGGTCAACGAAAAGAGCGCGGTCGGCACGGTCGTCGGCACGGTCGTCGCGAACGATGCCAACCCCAACCAGACGCTGAGCTACGAGATCACCGGCGGCAACACCGTCGGGGCGTTCGCGATCAACTCGAACACCGGCGAGATCACCGTCGCCAACCCCGCCGTACTAGTCTTCGACGTCAACCCCACCTTCGTACTCGACGTGAAGGTGACCGACATCGGCAACCCGCTGCCGAACGACTTCGACACGGCCGTCGTGAACGTGAACGTCGTCAATATCAGCGACTTCTCGATTGCCGGCACGACCATCGTCGAGGGCAACAGCGGATTCAGTTACCTCGAATACACCGTCACCCGCGACTCATCGGCCGGTGTGGCCGGCGTCGATTTCGCAACCATCGGTGGCAACTCGACGGCGGGCGTGGATTACGAAGCCACCTCCGGCTCGGTCATCTTCGCGGCCGGTGAGACCTCCAAGGTCGTCAAGGTGAAGGTGTACGGCGATACCACGATCGAGCCCGACAACTCGGTCGATGTCGAACTTTCGAACCCCGTCAACGGCTTCATCAAGTCCTCCGTCGCGACGGGCAACATCACCAATGACGACGGCCCGGCGAAAATCTCCGTCAACGACGTCAGCGTGACCGAGGGCAACAGCGGCACCAAGGTGCTGACGTTTACCGTCAAACTGGACTCGGCTTCGCCGGACACCGTGACGGTCAACTACGCCACCGCCAACGGCACCGCGTCGGCCCCCGGCGACTACGTCAGTAACGGCGGCCAACTGACGTTCTTCTCCGGCCAGACAAGCAAGACGGTCAGCGTGACGGTCAAGGGAGACACCACGGTCGAAGCGACCGAGACGTTCTTCCTGAACCTCTCGGCTCCGGTCAATGCGACCATCGCCGACAGCCAGGGCAAGGCGACCATCGTCAACGACGACCCGACGCCGGTGGTTCTGCCGAAGCTCAGCATCGCCGGCTTCAGCGCCGCCGAGGGCAACAGCGGGACCAAGCTGTTCTCGTTCCTGGTGACGCTCGACAAGGCCGCCAGCGGCCCGATCACCGTCAAGTACGCCACCAGCAACGGCTCCGCGACGGCGGGCCTGGATTACCTCGCCACCAACGGCACGCTGACGTTCAACGCCGGTCAGACGACCAGGACGATCTTCGTGACCGTCAAGGGCGACACGACCAAGAGCATCAACGAGACGTTCTTCGTGACGCTGTCGAACCCGACGGCTGCAACGATCGCGGTCGCCAAGGCGACGGGAACGATCGTGAACGACGACTGA
- a CDS encoding DEAD/DEAH box helicase translates to MSDKTEHPPVPEAFAALGVRNSILRGLAEAKFVTPSEIQALLIPRALTGVDILGQARTGTGKTAAFGIPVLQKATRGVATQAIILVPTRELCVQVESELKRLAQFTPIRVVAVYGGQRISAQMKFLKSGPEILVGTPGRVIDLLDRRIIRFENVRFVILDEVDRMLDIGFRDDIRNILSRVRGMKRRLPPDAREGQADDGGDGGDNSYRQDDRDDRQNDQREDRSARSDSGPIQAMAGYFDDDDAAAEGDDREGSDRDGNDRDGDRKETKPSRKAPQAEDDHVEGPVAAGHQTIFVSATISDEIERLARRYMRDPEKLIAPGADDKPTVEKVEQFFFAVEPWDKYRLLKMLLERENPDLAIVFCRTKHGAEKLAKRLHGDGIECREIHGNLNQNQREKVMKNFRTGKFDILVATDLASRGIDVADISHIVNYDLPDDPEVYVHRVGRTARMGAKGKAYTFVSRGQGPELTKVENLINMVIHQGQLEGWQPNPQPADWKEGKPGGFGGGGGFGGGGGNGGGSPQTPAAPVTDHPAVPLPPPRRLGSKLPLSRRHKRLR, encoded by the coding sequence TTGAGCGATAAAACCGAACACCCGCCCGTCCCCGAGGCTTTTGCCGCACTCGGAGTCCGTAATTCCATCCTCCGCGGCCTGGCCGAGGCGAAGTTTGTCACGCCTTCGGAGATCCAGGCACTGCTGATCCCGCGCGCGCTGACGGGGGTGGATATTCTCGGCCAGGCCCGCACCGGCACCGGCAAGACTGCCGCCTTTGGCATCCCGGTGTTGCAGAAGGCAACCCGTGGCGTCGCCACGCAGGCGATCATCCTCGTGCCGACGCGCGAACTGTGCGTGCAGGTGGAATCGGAGCTCAAGCGGCTCGCCCAGTTCACGCCCATCCGCGTGGTCGCGGTCTACGGCGGACAGCGCATCAGCGCGCAGATGAAGTTCCTCAAGAGCGGCCCGGAGATTCTCGTCGGCACGCCTGGCCGCGTGATCGACCTGCTCGACCGCCGCATCATTCGATTTGAAAACGTCCGGTTTGTGATTCTCGACGAAGTGGACCGGATGCTGGACATCGGGTTTCGCGACGACATTCGAAACATCCTGTCGCGCGTCCGCGGCATGAAACGCCGCCTCCCGCCCGACGCCCGCGAAGGCCAGGCCGACGACGGTGGTGACGGCGGCGACAACAGCTATCGGCAGGACGATCGGGACGACCGCCAGAACGACCAGCGCGAAGACCGATCCGCCCGAAGCGATTCCGGCCCCATCCAGGCGATGGCCGGCTACTTCGACGACGACGATGCGGCAGCGGAAGGTGACGATCGTGAAGGCAGTGATCGCGACGGCAACGATCGCGACGGCGACCGAAAAGAAACCAAGCCGTCCCGCAAGGCCCCGCAGGCCGAGGACGACCACGTCGAGGGACCCGTCGCCGCGGGTCACCAGACGATCTTCGTCTCGGCGACGATATCCGACGAGATCGAACGCCTCGCCCGCCGGTACATGCGCGACCCGGAAAAGCTGATCGCCCCCGGCGCCGACGACAAGCCGACCGTCGAGAAGGTCGAACAGTTCTTCTTCGCGGTCGAACCGTGGGACAAGTACCGCCTGCTGAAGATGCTGCTGGAGCGCGAGAACCCCGACCTGGCGATCGTGTTCTGCCGCACGAAGCACGGTGCCGAGAAGCTGGCCAAGCGGCTTCATGGCGACGGCATCGAGTGCCGCGAGATCCACGGCAACCTGAACCAGAACCAGCGCGAAAAGGTGATGAAGAACTTCCGCACCGGCAAGTTCGATATCCTGGTCGCGACCGACCTGGCCAGCCGCGGCATCGACGTCGCCGACATCAGCCATATCGTGAACTACGACCTGCCGGACGACCCCGAGGTGTACGTCCACCGCGTGGGCCGAACCGCCCGCATGGGTGCCAAGGGCAAGGCGTACACGTTTGTTTCGCGCGGCCAGGGCCCGGAACTGACCAAGGTGGAGAACTTGATCAATATGGTCATCCACCAGGGACAGTTGGAAGGCTGGCAACCCAATCCCCAGCCCGCCGACTGGAAAGAAGGCAAGCCCGGCGGATTTGGTGGCGGTGGTGGATTTGGCGGCGGTGGTGGCAATGGCGGTGGATCGCCCCAGACACCCGCCGCCCCGGTCACCGACCACCCCGCAGTCCCCCTGCCCCCGCCGAGAAGACTGGGCAGCAAGCTGCCCCTGAGCCGACGGCACAAGCGACTGCGGTGA
- a CDS encoding hydroxypyruvate isomerase family protein — protein sequence MTRQPHDPISRRQLLTAAAAIAVAAPAATAFAEADAPALKGNIRQSVCHWCYGKLSLEDMCIGAVKAGCKGIDLVKPSDWPTLKKYNLVGTMTPSHSIEKGLNRKENWESCLGSIRDGIEKSAEAGYPNVICFSGNRGGMDDEEGIRNCAEALKQVVGLAEQKKVTICMELLNSKVNHKDYMCDHTEWGVKLAKAVGSDRFKLLYDIYHMQIMEGDVIATLTKHKDYIGHYHTAGVPGRHELDDTQELNYPPIIRAILATGYQGWLGQEFIPRSKEPLASLAAAVKLCDV from the coding sequence ATGACCCGCCAACCGCACGACCCCATCTCTCGCCGACAGCTCCTGACCGCCGCCGCCGCAATCGCCGTCGCCGCACCAGCCGCGACCGCGTTCGCCGAGGCCGACGCGCCGGCGCTCAAGGGAAACATTCGCCAGAGCGTCTGTCACTGGTGTTATGGCAAGCTGTCGCTGGAAGACATGTGCATCGGGGCCGTCAAAGCCGGCTGTAAGGGGATCGACCTGGTGAAGCCTTCGGACTGGCCGACGCTCAAGAAATACAACCTGGTCGGCACGATGACCCCGAGCCACTCGATCGAGAAGGGGCTGAACCGCAAGGAAAACTGGGAATCCTGCCTCGGCAGCATTCGCGACGGCATCGAAAAATCCGCCGAGGCCGGCTACCCGAATGTCATCTGCTTCTCCGGTAACCGTGGCGGGATGGACGACGAAGAGGGCATTAGGAATTGTGCCGAGGCGCTGAAGCAGGTCGTCGGCTTGGCCGAGCAGAAGAAAGTCACCATCTGCATGGAACTGCTCAACAGCAAGGTGAACCACAAGGACTACATGTGCGATCACACCGAATGGGGTGTGAAGCTCGCCAAGGCCGTCGGAAGTGATCGATTCAAACTGCTCTACGACATCTACCACATGCAGATCATGGAAGGCGACGTCATCGCGACGTTGACGAAGCACAAGGACTACATCGGCCACTACCACACCGCCGGCGTGCCTGGCCGGCACGAACTGGACGACACGCAGGAACTGAACTACCCGCCGATCATCCGCGCCATCCTCGCGACCGGCTATCAGGGGTGGCTGGGGCAGGAGTTCATCCCCAGGAGCAAAGAGCCGCTGGCATCGCTGGCGGCGGCGGTGAAGCTGTGTGATGTATGA
- a CDS encoding peptide chain release factor family protein — protein MPYRFLTDAALLAQCRVDHYRGSGPGGQKRNKTSNAVRIVHVASGVLVTATECRSTELNTLHAIRRLRVKMAADLREPIALETFAPPDWFLTIRAGNRIAVSHRHDLYGAAGGLALDLLKATAGSPSAVAANLGVTTTAVIKLLGEEHAWWTAANQIRAETGKKPLTAK, from the coding sequence ATGCCTTACCGCTTCCTCACCGACGCCGCCCTGCTGGCCCAGTGCCGCGTAGACCACTACCGCGGCTCCGGGCCCGGCGGGCAGAAGCGGAACAAGACCTCCAACGCGGTGCGGATCGTACATGTCGCCAGCGGCGTGCTGGTGACGGCGACCGAGTGCCGATCGACCGAGCTCAACACGCTTCACGCCATCCGACGGCTGCGCGTGAAGATGGCAGCCGACCTGCGCGAGCCGATCGCGCTGGAAACGTTCGCCCCGCCGGACTGGTTCCTGACGATCCGCGCCGGAAACCGCATCGCCGTCTCGCACCGCCACGACCTGTACGGGGCGGCGGGCGGTCTGGCGCTCGACCTTCTCAAAGCGACGGCCGGCAGCCCGTCGGCCGTCGCGGCGAATCTGGGCGTCACCACGACCGCCGTCATCAAGCTGTTGGGAGAAGAGCACGCCTGGTGGACGGCTGCCAATCAGATCCGCGCCGAGACGGGTAAGAAGCCGCTGACGGCGAAGTAG
- a CDS encoding winged helix-turn-helix domain-containing protein, with amino-acid sequence MRKKGTRQEWDRVRSIAANMFEQDREPAEIAKDLGVDDQTVRAWRRAYRKGGRDALVSRKPPGRPSRLNEAQRKTLAGLLLKTPRECGFDKYLWTQQLIADLIEREFQVKYHHDHIGVMLKDMGFSHQKPQRRAREHDPVKVAAWRAEFWPELLKKVSSPAE; translated from the coding sequence ATGCGAAAGAAAGGAACACGCCAGGAGTGGGATCGGGTCCGGAGCATCGCGGCCAACATGTTCGAGCAGGATCGCGAGCCGGCCGAAATCGCCAAAGACCTTGGGGTCGACGACCAGACCGTCCGAGCCTGGCGGCGGGCATACCGCAAGGGCGGCCGTGACGCACTGGTGTCGCGCAAACCACCCGGACGCCCGTCGCGGCTGAATGAGGCCCAGCGTAAGACTCTTGCCGGGTTGCTGCTCAAGACGCCCAGGGAGTGCGGATTCGACAAGTATCTCTGGACCCAACAGCTGATCGCCGACCTGATCGAGCGTGAGTTCCAGGTGAAGTACCACCACGACCACATCGGCGTCATGCTGAAAGACATGGGCTTTTCCCATCAGAAGCCCCAACGTCGGGCACGCGAGCACGACCCGGTGAAGGTGGCCGCCTGGCGGGCGGAGTTCTGGCCGGAACTTCTAAAAAAAGTATCGAGTCCGGCGGAGTGA
- a CDS encoding IS630 family transposase yields the protein MADEVGFMMTPNVKKTWAPIAQTPVVAYRNRRQQKVSVLGAVVLHAATAKIDLVCDFHPDSYVRGEQAAAFLHRVLVEYPDKTIDVVWDNLSAHKSPIVKELAAEYPRLRLHYLPTYAPQLNAVEGVWSLTKYHRMANHTIGELEKLHAEAKRHLDDVGGNQALLRSCFEGAELALNLSSAQ from the coding sequence ATGGCCGACGAGGTCGGCTTCATGATGACGCCGAACGTCAAGAAGACTTGGGCCCCGATCGCTCAGACGCCGGTCGTCGCCTACCGCAATCGGCGGCAGCAGAAAGTCAGCGTGCTGGGGGCCGTGGTCTTGCACGCCGCCACGGCGAAGATCGATCTCGTGTGCGACTTCCATCCCGACAGCTACGTCCGCGGCGAGCAGGCGGCGGCGTTCCTGCACCGCGTGCTTGTCGAGTATCCTGACAAAACGATCGATGTGGTCTGGGACAACCTCTCGGCACACAAGTCGCCAATCGTGAAGGAACTGGCGGCGGAGTACCCGCGTTTAAGATTGCACTATCTGCCGACCTACGCGCCGCAGCTCAATGCGGTGGAAGGCGTATGGAGCCTGACGAAGTACCACCGGATGGCGAACCACACGATTGGGGAGTTGGAGAAACTTCACGCCGAGGCCAAGCGACACTTGGACGACGTAGGCGGCAATCAGGCGTTGCTCCGCTCGTGCTTCGAAGGCGCGGAACTCGCGCTAAACTTATCCAGCGCTCAGTAG